A portion of the Algisphaera agarilytica genome contains these proteins:
- the dapB gene encoding 4-hydroxy-tetrahydrodipicolinate reductase, which yields MTTLAIHGSAGRMGQRLIALADADADLTVTTAIDAANPDGPQLAALDAGQCDVLIDFTLPDGFRAALARCVETQTPIVVGTTGLTDADQADLDAAAQIIPVLQATNFSQVVNVLNHLSAQAVKLLGDDYDLEILEAHHRYKQDAPSGTALTLARVVADAAGRDFDEHVKLTRHGDDPRQPKDITVQTLRIGDDAGQHTLFLAAPGERLELKHVSTSRDSYASGALRAAKWLAGQQPGRYDMKDVMGLK from the coding sequence ATGACCACCCTCGCCATCCACGGCTCGGCCGGCCGCATGGGCCAACGCCTCATCGCCCTCGCCGACGCCGACGCCGACCTCACCGTCACCACCGCCATCGACGCCGCCAACCCCGACGGCCCGCAGCTCGCCGCCCTCGACGCCGGCCAGTGCGACGTGCTGATCGATTTCACCCTGCCCGACGGCTTCCGGGCCGCGCTGGCCCGCTGTGTGGAGACCCAGACGCCCATCGTCGTGGGCACCACCGGCCTGACCGACGCCGACCAGGCCGACCTCGACGCCGCTGCCCAGATTATCCCGGTTCTCCAGGCCACCAACTTCAGCCAGGTCGTCAACGTGCTCAACCACCTCTCGGCCCAGGCGGTCAAGCTGCTGGGCGACGACTACGACCTCGAAATCCTCGAGGCCCACCACCGCTACAAGCAGGACGCGCCCTCGGGCACCGCGCTCACGCTGGCCCGCGTGGTGGCCGACGCGGCGGGGCGGGACTTCGACGAGCACGTCAAGCTCACCCGCCACGGCGACGACCCCCGCCAGCCCAAGGACATCACCGTCCAGACCCTGCGCATCGGCGACGACGCCGGGCAACACACGCTCTTCCTCGCCGCGCCGGGCGAACGCCTCGAGCTCAAGCACGTCAGCACCAGCCGCGACAGCTACGCCTCGGGCGCGCTGCGCGCCGCAAAGTGGCTCGCCGGGCAGCAGCCCGGGCGTTACGACATGAAGGACGTGATGGGGCTGAAATGA
- a CDS encoding SRPBCC family protein: MRRRDTPHHTANKHHPPLLSVLTWLLAAGCAAPSEERYASAEVSHEDQRQRDLIRPPMVGDDRYVWVEAQREYDVSPEVFWERFFDTPLADILRPSPTFPGVERTVLLVGNDWDHPGARRRLEFLDGHSAVEELLTFDPPRAFSTQFWALTSDDRRGVAHGVSRWTVTPLDGGERSRVRWRYGLLPHNPVVGLIVRRKAEQEVRPDQLEASLRRLESLVTPLTGSEE; the protein is encoded by the coding sequence ATGAGACGGCGCGATACCCCCCATCACACGGCCAACAAGCACCACCCGCCGCTGCTGAGCGTGCTCACGTGGCTGCTCGCGGCGGGGTGCGCTGCCCCGTCGGAGGAGCGTTACGCCTCCGCCGAGGTCTCACATGAAGATCAACGGCAACGGGACCTGATCCGGCCGCCAATGGTCGGCGACGACCGGTACGTCTGGGTGGAAGCACAGCGGGAGTACGACGTCTCGCCCGAGGTGTTTTGGGAGCGGTTCTTCGACACGCCGCTCGCGGACATCCTCCGGCCCTCGCCGACGTTCCCGGGCGTCGAACGCACGGTGCTGCTGGTCGGAAACGACTGGGACCACCCCGGGGCACGGCGGCGGCTCGAGTTTTTGGACGGCCACTCGGCGGTGGAAGAACTCCTCACGTTCGACCCGCCCCGCGCCTTCAGCACCCAGTTCTGGGCCCTCACCAGCGACGACCGCCGAGGGGTGGCGCACGGGGTGAGTCGATGGACGGTGACGCCGTTGGACGGGGGCGAGCGGTCGCGGGTGCGTTGGCGTTACGGGCTGCTGCCGCACAACCCGGTGGTGGGTTTGATCGTGCGGCGCAAGGCCGAGCAAGAGGTCCGCCCGGACCAACTCGAAGCGAGTCTTCGACGACTTGAAAGCCTCGTAACCCCACTCACAGGCTCTGAAGAATGA
- a CDS encoding deoxyhypusine synthase family protein, translating into MTTATTSEIRNPKFEIESGQIRAFMERHYTNFNSRETLAAAKGYEDHLAAGGKMMITLSGAMSTAGIGRILARMIREEKVHAITCTGANLEEDIFLLLAGKEYEWCPNWRALSAQDEQDLLDRGMNRVTDTCIPETVMRHFENRLLDIWKQAELDGTRKFPYEYYRDVFAQPDFADHFQMPAEDSWMLAAAEKNLPIYTPGWEDSTIGNVFTAGAIRGEFSHQVAKLGTEAMAALIEWYSANNNAGSDAPSVGFFQVGGGIAGDFPICAVPLMIQDLKLADTPLWGYFAQVCDAVTSYGGYSGAVPNEKITWAKLAPETPKFMIQSDATIVAPLVFSYVLGD; encoded by the coding sequence ATGACCACGGCCACTACATCCGAAATCCGAAATCCGAAATTCGAAATCGAATCCGGCCAGATCCGCGCCTTCATGGAGCGCCACTACACCAACTTCAACAGCCGTGAAACCCTCGCCGCGGCTAAGGGCTACGAGGACCACCTCGCGGCGGGTGGGAAGATGATGATCACGCTGTCGGGCGCGATGAGCACCGCGGGCATCGGGCGGATCCTGGCCCGGATGATCCGTGAAGAAAAAGTCCACGCGATCACCTGCACGGGCGCGAACCTCGAGGAAGACATCTTCCTGTTGCTGGCGGGCAAAGAGTACGAGTGGTGCCCCAACTGGCGGGCGCTCAGTGCTCAGGACGAGCAGGACCTCTTGGACCGCGGGATGAACCGCGTGACCGACACCTGCATCCCTGAGACAGTGATGCGTCACTTCGAGAACCGGCTGCTGGATATCTGGAAGCAGGCAGAGCTGGATGGCACGCGTAAGTTCCCCTACGAGTACTACCGGGATGTCTTTGCTCAGCCCGACTTCGCCGACCACTTCCAGATGCCCGCGGAGGACTCGTGGATGCTGGCTGCGGCGGAGAAGAACCTGCCGATCTATACCCCGGGCTGGGAGGATTCGACCATCGGCAACGTGTTCACCGCCGGGGCGATCCGCGGCGAGTTCTCGCACCAGGTCGCCAAGCTCGGCACCGAGGCGATGGCCGCGCTGATCGAGTGGTACTCGGCCAACAACAACGCCGGAAGCGACGCCCCGAGCGTGGGCTTCTTCCAGGTCGGCGGGGGCATCGCGGGCGACTTCCCGATCTGTGCGGTGCCGCTGATGATCCAGGACCTCAAGCTGGCCGACACGCCGCTCTGGGGCTACTTCGCCCAGGTCTGCGACGCGGTGACCAGCTACGGCGGGTACAGCGGGGCGGTGCCCAACGAAAAAATCACCTGGGCCAAGCTCGCCCCGGAGACCCCCAAGTTTATGATCCAGTCTGATGCGACGATCGTTGCCCCGCTGGTCTTCAGCTATGTCTTGGGCGATTGA
- the kdsB gene encoding 3-deoxy-manno-octulosonate cytidylyltransferase yields MPKALALIPARIGSTRFPGKPLAAETGKPLIQHVVEQVGGCETIDRVVVATDDQGIFDAVVGFGGEAVMTSPEHPNGTSRLAEAAEKLGTDHELIVNVQGDEPEVPPATVDALVRGLAEDQDADMATLASPFGDDEDPTNPNVVKLVLDRLGRAMYFSRSPIPHDRDAEMLGTKPHVTMYKHPGLYAYRRAFLAKYPTLEPTPLEEAEKLEQLRVLEHGFSITIIHADAPHPGIDTPEQYAAFVERFRQTQNS; encoded by the coding sequence ATGCCCAAAGCCCTCGCCCTCATTCCCGCCCGCATCGGCTCGACCCGGTTTCCGGGTAAGCCGTTGGCTGCCGAGACGGGTAAACCGTTGATCCAGCACGTCGTCGAACAGGTCGGCGGGTGCGAGACGATCGACCGTGTCGTGGTGGCGACCGACGACCAGGGCATCTTCGACGCGGTGGTCGGCTTTGGCGGCGAGGCGGTGATGACCTCGCCCGAGCACCCCAACGGCACATCGCGTCTCGCCGAGGCGGCTGAGAAACTCGGCACCGACCACGAACTCATCGTCAACGTCCAGGGCGACGAGCCCGAAGTCCCCCCCGCCACGGTGGACGCGCTGGTGCGTGGTTTGGCGGAAGACCAGGACGCCGACATGGCCACGCTCGCCTCGCCGTTCGGCGACGACGAGGATCCGACGAATCCGAACGTGGTGAAGCTCGTGCTCGATCGGCTCGGCCGGGCGATGTACTTCTCGCGTTCCCCCATCCCCCACGACCGCGACGCGGAGATGCTCGGCACCAAGCCGCACGTCACGATGTACAAACACCCGGGGCTGTACGCCTACCGCCGGGCGTTCCTGGCCAAGTACCCCACGCTCGAGCCGACCCCGCTAGAGGAGGCCGAAAAGCTCGAACAGCTCCGCGTGCTGGAGCACGGGTTCTCGATCACCATCATCCACGCCGACGCCCCCCACCCCGGCATCGACACCCCCGAGCAGTACGCCGCGTTTGTCGAACGGTTTCGCCAAACGCAAAACAGCTGA